From one Cyprinus carpio isolate SPL01 chromosome B3, ASM1834038v1, whole genome shotgun sequence genomic stretch:
- the mrm2 gene encoding rRNA methyltransferase 2, mitochondrial: protein MWKRIHRSFIHVSAVSLKKTPLHMKGKSAADQRWLVRQINDPFVKAAHAQNYRCRSAFKLIEIDDKYRLLKPGLSVVDCGAAPGAWSQVAVQRVNSAGESVDLPKGSVIGIDILRFSPLDGAQLLSHHDITEPSTHMALERLLPEARADVILSDMAPNASGLRELDHERLVTMCLSVLVLADKVLRPGGSLICKYWDGALAHKLQQRLSSMFQDVKTVKPRASRKESPELFFLARMFRIR from the exons ATGTGGAAACGGATCCACAGGTCGTTCATTCACGTGTCAGCGGTCTCTCTAAAGAAGACGCCTCTGCATATGAAGGGGAAGAGTGCTGCCGATCAGAGATGGCTGGTGCGGCAGATCAATGACCCTTTCGTCAAAGCTGCTCACGCGCAGAATTACCGCTGTAGAAGTGCCTTCAAACTGATCGAGATAGATGACAAATACAGACTTCTCAAACCTGGCTTGAGTGTCGTAGATTGCGGTGCTGCGCCTGGTGCATGGAGTCAGGTTGCAGTCCAGAGAGTCAACTCAGCAGGAGAAA GTGTGGATCTTCCTAAAGGAAGCGTAATAGGAATAGATATATTACGCTTTTCCCCCTTGGATGGAGCTCAGCTGCTGTCCCATCATGACATCACTGAGCCCTCGACTCACATGGCGCTGGAGAGGCTCCTCCCTGAAGCTCGAGCAGATGTCATCCTCAGTGACATGGCGCCCAATGCCAGTGGGCTCAGGGAGCTGGATCATGAAAGACTGGTCACCATGTGTCTATCAGTGCTGGTCTTAGCTGACAAAGTTTTGCGCCCCGGGGGCTCTTTGATTTGTAAATACTGGGATGGAGCTTTGGCCCATAAGCTCCAGCAGAGGCTTTCCTCAATGTTTCAagatgtaaaaacagtaaaaccaaGAGCAAGCAGGAAGGAGTCCCCAGAGCTTTTCTTTCTGGCGAGGATGTTCAGAATAAGATAG
- the nudt1 gene encoding 7,8-dihydro-8-oxoguanine triphosphatase isoform X1: MFSQICKSCCIQISHNLNKMSITTLNKFTVVSLKPPCDPLTASNTREQDRFIQLRRTYLQFERSDFYTVYVITFFLWLLLWTKEMLTNKLLTLVLVVQPGRVLLGMKKRGFGAGKWNGFGGKVQPGETIEQAARRELLEESGLTVDTLHKIGNIKFEFIGETELLDVHIFRADTYKGEPTESDEMRPQWFDTDKIPFSQMWADDVQWFPLMLQKKKFLGYFKFHGHDVIVEHKLEEVEDV, encoded by the exons ATGTTTTCGCAGATCTGTAAATCATGTTGCATTCAGATAAGTCACAATCTGAATAAGATGTCAATCactactttaaataaattcactgtTGTCAGTCTGAAGCCTCCATGTGATCCTCTGACCGCGAGCAACACGCGGGAACAAGACCGATTCATTCAACTGAGACGCACATATCTGCAGTTTGAGCGATCAGATTTTTATACTGTGTATGTGATTACATTTTTTCTCTGGTTATTACTTTGGACAAA gGAGATGTTGACTAATAAACTGCTGACCCTGGTGCTGGTGGTGCAGCCCGGCCGGGTGTTGTTGGGCATGAAGAAAAGAGGCTTTGGAGCTGGCAAATGGAATGGGTTTGGAGGGAAAGTCCAGCCAGGAGAGACTATAGAGCAGGCGGCCAGACG GGAGCTGCTAGAGGAAAGTGGCCTCACcgttgacaccctccacaagatTGGAAATATCAAATTTGAGTTTATTGGGGAAACAGAACTGCTGGATGTCCACATTTTTAGAGCTGACACCTATAAAGGAGAGCCAACCGAATCAGACG aGATGAGGCCACAGTGGTTTGACACAGATAAAATACCTTTCAGCCAGATGTGGGCAGATGATGTCCAGTGGTTCCCACTGATGCTTCAGAAAAAGAAGTTCTTGGGATATTTTAAATTCCACGGTCATGATGTGATAGTGGAGCATAAACTGGAGGAAGTGGAGGATGTGTGA
- the nudt1 gene encoding 7,8-dihydro-8-oxoguanine triphosphatase isoform X2, which produces MFSQICKSCCIQISHNLNKMSITTLNKFTVVSLKPPCDPLTASNTREQDRFIQLRRTYLQFERSDFYTVEMLTNKLLTLVLVVQPGRVLLGMKKRGFGAGKWNGFGGKVQPGETIEQAARRELLEESGLTVDTLHKIGNIKFEFIGETELLDVHIFRADTYKGEPTESDEMRPQWFDTDKIPFSQMWADDVQWFPLMLQKKKFLGYFKFHGHDVIVEHKLEEVEDV; this is translated from the exons ATGTTTTCGCAGATCTGTAAATCATGTTGCATTCAGATAAGTCACAATCTGAATAAGATGTCAATCactactttaaataaattcactgtTGTCAGTCTGAAGCCTCCATGTGATCCTCTGACCGCGAGCAACACGCGGGAACAAGACCGATTCATTCAACTGAGACGCACATATCTGCAGTTTGAGCGATCAGATTTTTATACTGT gGAGATGTTGACTAATAAACTGCTGACCCTGGTGCTGGTGGTGCAGCCCGGCCGGGTGTTGTTGGGCATGAAGAAAAGAGGCTTTGGAGCTGGCAAATGGAATGGGTTTGGAGGGAAAGTCCAGCCAGGAGAGACTATAGAGCAGGCGGCCAGACG GGAGCTGCTAGAGGAAAGTGGCCTCACcgttgacaccctccacaagatTGGAAATATCAAATTTGAGTTTATTGGGGAAACAGAACTGCTGGATGTCCACATTTTTAGAGCTGACACCTATAAAGGAGAGCCAACCGAATCAGACG aGATGAGGCCACAGTGGTTTGACACAGATAAAATACCTTTCAGCCAGATGTGGGCAGATGATGTCCAGTGGTTCCCACTGATGCTTCAGAAAAAGAAGTTCTTGGGATATTTTAAATTCCACGGTCATGATGTGATAGTGGAGCATAAACTGGAGGAAGTGGAGGATGTGTGA
- the nudt1 gene encoding 7,8-dihydro-8-oxoguanine triphosphatase isoform X3, with translation MLTNKLLTLVLVVQPGRVLLGMKKRGFGAGKWNGFGGKVQPGETIEQAARRELLEESGLTVDTLHKIGNIKFEFIGETELLDVHIFRADTYKGEPTESDEMRPQWFDTDKIPFSQMWADDVQWFPLMLQKKKFLGYFKFHGHDVIVEHKLEEVEDV, from the exons ATGTTGACTAATAAACTGCTGACCCTGGTGCTGGTGGTGCAGCCCGGCCGGGTGTTGTTGGGCATGAAGAAAAGAGGCTTTGGAGCTGGCAAATGGAATGGGTTTGGAGGGAAAGTCCAGCCAGGAGAGACTATAGAGCAGGCGGCCAGACG GGAGCTGCTAGAGGAAAGTGGCCTCACcgttgacaccctccacaagatTGGAAATATCAAATTTGAGTTTATTGGGGAAACAGAACTGCTGGATGTCCACATTTTTAGAGCTGACACCTATAAAGGAGAGCCAACCGAATCAGACG aGATGAGGCCACAGTGGTTTGACACAGATAAAATACCTTTCAGCCAGATGTGGGCAGATGATGTCCAGTGGTTCCCACTGATGCTTCAGAAAAAGAAGTTCTTGGGATATTTTAAATTCCACGGTCATGATGTGATAGTGGAGCATAAACTGGAGGAAGTGGAGGATGTGTGA